A single region of the Gossypium arboreum isolate Shixiya-1 chromosome 12, ASM2569848v2, whole genome shotgun sequence genome encodes:
- the LOC108477169 gene encoding 14 kDa zinc-binding protein, whose product MILAQKSMAAFTSFSFLRNYAATGRIVAIVRASPRLSSSPTSINFLTPNHSRRYLCRASATHDEEAAAKAAAINADNGAPTIFDKIIAKEIPSTIVYEDDKVLAFKDISPQAPVHVLVIPKFRDGLTQLGKAEQRHGEILGQLLYAARIVAEKEGILDGFRVVINNGPSACQSVYHLHLHVLGGRQMKWPPG is encoded by the exons ATGATATTAGCCCAAAAATCTATGGCTGCTTTCACCTCTTTCTCTTTTCTTCG TAATTATGCAGCGACTGGAAGGATTGTTGCAATTGTGAGAGCCTCACCACGACTCTCTTCTTCTCCCACCTCCATCAATTTTCTAACACCAAATCACTCACGCag ATATCTATGTCGTGCTAGTGCTACACATGATGAAGAGGCTGCGGCAAAGGCAGCTGCAATCAATGCTGATAATGGAGCTCCAACCAT ATTTGACAAGATCATAGCTAAGGAAATTCCTTCAACCATCGTGTATGAAGATGATAAAGTCTTAGCATTCAAAGACATCAGTCCGCAGGCTCCTGTTCATGTTTTGGTGATTCCAAAGTTTAGGGATGGGTTGACACAGCTTGGAAAG GCTGAACAAAGGCATGGAGAGATACTGGGTCAACTTCTTTATGCTGCTAGAATTGTTGCTGAAAAGGAAGGCATTCTTGATGGGTTTCGGGTTGTTATCAATAATGGTCCTAGTGCCT GTCAATCGGTTTATCATCTTCACTTGCATGTCCTAGGTGGGAGACAGATGAAATGGCCACCTGGTTAA